The Glycine soja cultivar W05 chromosome 8, ASM419377v2, whole genome shotgun sequence genome has a window encoding:
- the LOC114421931 gene encoding uncharacterized protein LOC114421931, whose amino-acid sequence MGEKESEKLLFWEHMRTPIAPQHPTLPKLLVLLILFVSLTYLVYTLKLVSTSRACKDAPFSKTIIAVNATASAAAVLRRGSRETNPEDRTDLRHLVFGIAASAKLWDQRKSYIKLWYRARDMRGVVWLDEKVKSEENNSDTLPPVRISGDTARFKYTNRQGHRSAIRISRIVSETLRLGMKDVRWFVMGDDDTVFVTENLIRVLRKYDHNELYYIGSLSESHLQNIFFSYNMAYGGGGFAISYPLAKALQKMQDRCIQRYPALYGSDDRMQACMAELGVPLTKEIGFHQYDVYGNLFGLLASHPVTPLVSLHHLDVVEPIFPNVTQVEALQRLTIPMKLDSAGLMQQSICYDKSKSWTVSVSWGFAVEIFRGVFSPREMEMPSRTFLNWYRRADYTAYAFNTRPVSRNPCQKPFVFYFSKAKYNSTMQQIVSEYERHRVPHPDCRWKMANPAAFDKVEVYKKPDPHLWDRAPRRNCCRVRKSKEKGTMVIDVDMCRDGEVSET is encoded by the exons ATGGGTGAGAAAGAGTCAGAGAAGCTGCTATTTTGGGAACATATGAGAACTCCCATTGCACCACAGCACCCAACATTACCAAAACTTCTTGTCCTTCTCATCCTCTTCGTCTCCCTCACCTACCTCGTCTACACGCTCAAGCTTGTCTCCACCTCACGCGCCTGCAAAGACGCCCCATTCTCCAAAACCATCATCGCCGTCAATGCCACCGCCTCCGCCGCCGCAGTTCTCCGACGAGGCTCCCGCGAGACTAATCCCGAGGACCGGACGGACCTCCGCCATTTGGTGTTCGGAATCGCGGCGTCGGCCAAGCTATGGGACCAGAGGAAGAGCTACATCAAGCTCTGGTACAGAGCGAGGGACATGCGCGGCGTGGTGTGGCTCGACGAGAAGGTGAAATCGGAGGAAAACAACAGCGACACGCTCCCGCCGGTGAGAATCTCCGGCGACACGGCGAGGTTCAAGTACACGAACAGGCAAGGGCACCGGTCTGCGATTAGGATCTCGCGGATCGTGTCGGAGACGCTGCGGCTGGGGATGAAGGACGTGCGGTGGTTCGTGATGGGAGACGACGACACCGTTTTCGTCACCGAAAACCTAATTCGCGTTTTGAGAAAATACGATCACAATGAGTTGTATTACATAGGGAGCTTGTCGGAGAGTCACTTGCAGAacattttcttctcttacaaCATGGCCTATGGCGGAGGAGGTTTTGCAATTAGTTATCCTCTGGCGAAGGCTCTTCAGAAAATGCAGGACCGTTGCATTCAGCGTTACCCGGCTCTCTATGGTTCTGATGATAGAATGCAAGCGTGTATGGCCGAACTCGGTGTTCCACTCACCAAGGAAATCGGTTTTCACCAG TATGATGTGTATGGAAACCTGTTCGGCCTTCTTGCGTCTCATCCCGTGACTCCATTGGTGTCACTGCACCACCTCGATGTGGTTGAGCCTATCTTCCCCAACGTGACTCAAGTAGAAGCCCTTCAACGGCTCACTATACCAATGAAGCTTGACTCAGCAGGACTCATGCAGCAATCCATATGCTACGACAAATCAAAGAGCTGGACCGTTTCTGTTTCGTGGGGTTTTGCTGTTGAGATATTTCGCGGCGTGTTTTCACCACGTGAGATGGAAATGCCTTCAAGAACATTCTTGAATTGGTATAGAAGAGCTGATTACACtgcatatgcattcaacacaCGTCCAGTTAGCCGAAATCCATGCCAGAAGCCTTTTGTGTTTTACTTCTCAAAGGCTAAATACAATTCTACAATGCAACAAATAGTGAGTGAATATGAAAGGCACCGCGTCCCTCATCCTGATTGCAGGTGGAAGATGGCTAATCCTGCTGCTTTTGACAAAGTGGAGGTATACAAGAAGCCAGATCCGCATCTATGGGACAGA GCTCCGAGGAGAAACTGTTGCAGAGTGAGGAAGTCAAAGGAGAAAGGGACCATGGTGATAGATGTGGATATGTGTAGGGATGGTGAGGTAAGCGAAACATAA
- the LOC114421039 gene encoding homeobox protein BEL1 homolog encodes MARQLCEDKSKDMASSTHHGLFYSDVSSHNQTIQSHLMNHIQGFVTETDPEMFNLTTGMEMIGFSKNLEQNSESNGVMWKSFFCKPGQHAGPSSSKTMNESCSNFYNHQHDHKYNKQDFTSGINSETSTDNLVVGGAHDSAPWQENRLMVDDSSLRCVFPCEGNERPSQGLSLSLSSTNPSGIGLQSFELRQTTSHHHHQQHLSDFVSREGFFGKPVNAQQQQEMLQDGYLSPNKAANIYQQGHFLIKNSKFLVPSQVLLNEFCSLGTKENDVPKQKNKQWEEGNNNGGGSSKNHSLSSLEFVELQKRKTRLLAMLEEVDRRYKHYRDQMKAVMSSFEAVAGNGAATVYSALALKAMSRHFRCLKDGIMDQIRATRKGMGEKELAAVPGTTRGETPRLKIIDQSLRQQRAFQQISIMETHPWRPQRGLPERSVSVLRAWLFEHFLHPYPSDVDKHILARQTGLSKSQVSNWFINARVRLWKPMVEEMYLEEEKEHQNDVASSEGGGINILGDQKPTQARLVRIDSECMSSIVNNPDDKNDTKSGKTIQNDNQMDAFGSVELDFWSYTHQYSSGHSGGVSLTLGLQQHGESGVSLAFPPAATQSSMFYPRDQIEDCQTVQYSLVDGKGQNMPYRNLMGTHLLHDHLV; translated from the exons ATGGCCCGACAATTGTGTGAAGACAAATCCAAGGACATGGCTTCATCAACTCATCATGGGTTGTTCTACTCAGATGTGTCATCCCATAACCAAACTATTCAATCCCATCTGATGAACCACATCCAAGGCTTTGTGACCGAGACCGACCCAGAGATGTTCAACCTCACCACAGGCATGGAGATGATAGGGTTTTCCAAGAACCTTGAGCAAAACAGTGAAAGCAACGGTGTCATGTGGAAAAGTTTCTTCTGCAAACCAGGTCAACACGCGGGTCCTTCCTCTTCCAAAACGATGAACGAGTCTTGTAGCAATTTTTATAACCACCAGCATGATCATAAGTATAATAAGCAAGACTTCACATCAGGGATTAATTCTGAGACAAGTACCGATAACTTAGTTGTCGGTGGTGCCCATGATTCTGCCCCGTGGCAAGAGAACAGGCTAATGGTTGATGATTCTTCTTTAAGGTGCGTGTTCCCTTGTGAAGGTAACGAAAGGCCGAGTCAAGGCCTTTCACTCTCTCTTAGTTCAACCAATCCTTCAGGTATTGGCTTGCAATCTTTTGAGCTAAGACAAACAACAagccatcatcatcatcagcagcatcTTTCTGATTTTGTTTCAAGAGAGGGTTTTTTTGGAAAGCCAGTCAATgctcaacaacaacaagaaatgttGCAAGATGGGTATTTGAGTCCTAACAAAGCTGCGAATATTTATCAGCAGGGACATTTTCTAATCAAGAACTCCAAGTTCTTGGTGCCTTCACAGGTCCTTCTGAACGAGTTTTGTAGCCTAGGGACAAAGGAAAATGATGTGCCAAAGCAAAAGAACAAGCAGTGGGAAGAAGGTAATAATAACGGTGGTGGTTCCTCCAAGAACCATTCTCTTAGCTCTCTAGAGTTTGTGGAATTGCAGAAGAGAAAGACAAGGCTGCTCGCGATGCTGGAAGAG GTTGATAGAAGATACAAACACTACCGTGACCAAATGAAGGCAGTGATGTCCTCCTTTGAAGCAGTGGCGGGTAATGGTGCAGCCACTGTTTACTCGGCTTTGGCTTTGAAAGCCATGTCAAGGCATTTTAGGTGTTTGAAGGATGGAATTATGGATCAAATTCGAGCCACAAGAAAAGGCATGGGAGAGAAAGAACTCGCTGCAGTACCCGGCACAACAAGGGGCGAAACACCTAGGCTTAAAATCATTGACCAATCACTGAGACAACAAAGGGCCTTTCAGCAAATTAGCATCATGGAAACTCATCCTTGGAGACCCCAACGTGGCCTTCCCGAACGATCCGTTTCAGTTCTTCGAGCTTGGCTTTTCGAGCACTTTCTGCATCC GTACCCAAGCGATGTTGATAAACATATCCTAGCCCGCCAAACCGGTCTCTCCAAAAGTCAG GTTTCGAATTGGTTTATTAACGCGAGGGTGAGGCTATGGAAGCCAATGGTGGAGGAAATGTATTTGGAAGAAGAGAAGGAGCATCAAAACGACGTAGCATCGTCGGAGGGAGGAGGCATCAATATTCTCGGGGATCAGAAGCCAACACAGGCTCGACTCGTTCGAATTGACTCAGAGTGCATGTCGTCTATCGTCAACAACCCAGATGACAAAAACGACACAAAGAGCGGCAAAACCATCCAAAACGACAACCAAATGGACGCATTCGGGTCGGTGGAGCTTGACTTTTGGTCCTACACGCACCAGTACTCCTCCGGACACAGTGGCGGCGTGTCGTTGACGCTGGGGTTACAGCAGCACGGTGAAAGCGGGGTGAGTTTAGCATTCCCGCCAGCGGCAACACAGAGCTCCATGTTTTACCCACGGGATCAGATTGAAGATTGCCAAACAGTTCAGTACTCTCTTGTGGATGGCAAAGGACAAAACATGCCTTATAGGAATCTCATGGGGACACACTTGCTTCATGATCATTTggtatga